From a single Mus musculus strain C57BL/6J chromosome 12, GRCm38.p6 C57BL/6J genomic region:
- the Serpina3c gene encoding serine protease inhibitor A3C isoform X1 — MPRDREGTFPGLCAWRTDKMAFIVALGLVITGICPGVLCFPDGTLERDTLFHKDKENGTQLDSLTLASINTDFAFSLYKKLALKNPDTNIVFSPLSISAALAIVSLGAKGNTLEEILEGLNFNLTETPEADIHQGFGHLLQRLSHPGEQVQISTGSALFVEKHLQILAEFQEKARALYQAEAFTADFQQPLEATKLINDYVSNQTQRKIKGLISDLDTDTLMVLVNYIYFKGKWKMPFNPRDTFESEFYLDVKRSVKVPMMKIKTLTTPYFRDEELSCTVVELKYKGNASALFILPDQGRMQQVEASLQPETLRKWKNSLRPRKMGELYLPKFSISTDYSLKNILPELGIKEIFSKQADLSGITGTKDLIVSQMVHKAVLDVAETGTEGVAATGVNFRILSRRTSLWFNRTFLMVISHTDVQTTLFIAKITHPKRA; from the exons CCTGGAGAACAGACAAGATGGCCTTCATTGTAGCTCTGGGGCTCGTGATAACTGGGATCTGCCCTggtgtcctctgcttcccagatgGCACATTAGAAAGAGACACTTTATTccataaagacaaagaaaatgggaCACAACTCGACAGTCTCACATTGGCCTCCATCAACACTGACTTTGCCTTCAGCCTCTACAAGAAGCTGGCTTTGAAGAATCCAGATACAAATATTGTCTTCTCCCCACTTAGCATCTCAGCTGCCTTGGCCATCGTGTCCCTGGGAGCAAAGGGCAACACCCTGGAAGAGATACTAGAAGGTCTCAACTTCAATCTCACAGAGACCCCTGAAGCAGACATCCACCAGGGCTTTGGACATCTCCTACAGAGGCTCAGCCATCCAGGGGAGCAGGTACAGATCAGCACAGGCAGTGCCCTGTTTGTTGAAAAGCACCTGCAGATTCTGGCAGAATTCCAGGAGAAGGCAAGGGCTCTGTACCAGGCTGAGGCCTTCACAGCAGACTTCCAGCAGCCTCTCGAGGCCACAAAGCTCATCAATGACTATGTGAGCAATCAGACCCAGAGGAAGATCAAGGGACTCATCTCAGACCTGGATACGGATACACTGATGGTGCTGGTGAATTACATCTACTTTAAAG GCAAATGGAAGATGCCCTTTAATCCCCGTGACACATTTGAGTCAGAGTTCTACTTGGATGTGAAGAGGTCTGTGAAGGTGCCCATGATGAAAATTAAGACCCTGACCACACCCTACTTCCGGGATGAGGAGCTGTCCTGCACTGTGGTGGAACTGAAGTACAAAGGAAATGCCAGCGCCCTGTTCATTCTCCCTGACCAGGGCAGGATGCAGCAGGTAGAAGCCAGCTTGCAACCAGAGACCCTGAGGAAGTGGAAGAACTCTCTGAGGCCCAG GAAAATGGGTGAGCTCTACCTGCCCAAGTTCTCCATCTCTACTGACTACAGCCTGAAGAACATCCTTCCAGAGCTGGGCATTAAAGAAATCTTCTCCAAACAAGCTGACCTATCTGGGATCACAGGAACCAAGGACCTGATAGTGTCTCAG ATGGTCCACAAGGCTGTGCTGGACGTGGCTGAGACAGGCACAGAAGGAGTTGCTGCCACAGGGGTCAATTTTCGCATTCTTAGTAGAAGAACCAGTCTGTGGTTCAACAGGACATTCCTGATGGTCATCTCTCACACAGATGTTCAGACTACTCTCTTTATAGCCAAAATCACTCACCCTAAGAGAGCCTAA
- the Serpina3c gene encoding serine protease inhibitor A3C precursor — protein sequence MAFIVALGLVITGICPGVLCFPDGTLERDTLFHKDKENGTQLDSLTLASINTDFAFSLYKKLALKNPDTNIVFSPLSISAALAIVSLGAKGNTLEEILEGLNFNLTETPEADIHQGFGHLLQRLSHPGEQVQISTGSALFVEKHLQILAEFQEKARALYQAEAFTADFQQPLEATKLINDYVSNQTQRKIKGLISDLDTDTLMVLVNYIYFKGKWKMPFNPRDTFESEFYLDVKRSVKVPMMKIKTLTTPYFRDEELSCTVVELKYKGNASALFILPDQGRMQQVEASLQPETLRKWKNSLRPRKMGELYLPKFSISTDYSLKNILPELGIKEIFSKQADLSGITGTKDLIVSQMVHKAVLDVAETGTEGVAATGVNFRILSRRTSLWFNRTFLMVISHTDVQTTLFIAKITHPKRA from the exons ATGGCCTTCATTGTAGCTCTGGGGCTCGTGATAACTGGGATCTGCCCTggtgtcctctgcttcccagatgGCACATTAGAAAGAGACACTTTATTccataaagacaaagaaaatgggaCACAACTCGACAGTCTCACATTGGCCTCCATCAACACTGACTTTGCCTTCAGCCTCTACAAGAAGCTGGCTTTGAAGAATCCAGATACAAATATTGTCTTCTCCCCACTTAGCATCTCAGCTGCCTTGGCCATCGTGTCCCTGGGAGCAAAGGGCAACACCCTGGAAGAGATACTAGAAGGTCTCAACTTCAATCTCACAGAGACCCCTGAAGCAGACATCCACCAGGGCTTTGGACATCTCCTACAGAGGCTCAGCCATCCAGGGGAGCAGGTACAGATCAGCACAGGCAGTGCCCTGTTTGTTGAAAAGCACCTGCAGATTCTGGCAGAATTCCAGGAGAAGGCAAGGGCTCTGTACCAGGCTGAGGCCTTCACAGCAGACTTCCAGCAGCCTCTCGAGGCCACAAAGCTCATCAATGACTATGTGAGCAATCAGACCCAGAGGAAGATCAAGGGACTCATCTCAGACCTGGATACGGATACACTGATGGTGCTGGTGAATTACATCTACTTTAAAG GCAAATGGAAGATGCCCTTTAATCCCCGTGACACATTTGAGTCAGAGTTCTACTTGGATGTGAAGAGGTCTGTGAAGGTGCCCATGATGAAAATTAAGACCCTGACCACACCCTACTTCCGGGATGAGGAGCTGTCCTGCACTGTGGTGGAACTGAAGTACAAAGGAAATGCCAGCGCCCTGTTCATTCTCCCTGACCAGGGCAGGATGCAGCAGGTAGAAGCCAGCTTGCAACCAGAGACCCTGAGGAAGTGGAAGAACTCTCTGAGGCCCAG GAAAATGGGTGAGCTCTACCTGCCCAAGTTCTCCATCTCTACTGACTACAGCCTGAAGAACATCCTTCCAGAGCTGGGCATTAAAGAAATCTTCTCCAAACAAGCTGACCTATCTGGGATCACAGGAACCAAGGACCTGATAGTGTCTCAG ATGGTCCACAAGGCTGTGCTGGACGTGGCTGAGACAGGCACAGAAGGAGTTGCTGCCACAGGGGTCAATTTTCGCATTCTTAGTAGAAGAACCAGTCTGTGGTTCAACAGGACATTCCTGATGGTCATCTCTCACACAGATGTTCAGACTACTCTCTTTATAGCCAAAATCACTCACCCTAAGAGAGCCTAA